A region from the Toxotes jaculatrix isolate fToxJac2 chromosome 2, fToxJac2.pri, whole genome shotgun sequence genome encodes:
- the rpl10 gene encoding 60S ribosomal protein L10, whose product MGRRPARCYRYCKNKPYPKSRFCRGVPDPKIRIFDLGRKKAKVDEFPLCGHMVSDEYEQLSSEALEAARICANKYMVKTCGKDGFHIRMRLHPFHVIRINKMLSCAGADRLQTGMRGAFGKPQGTVARVHIGQVIMSVRTKAQNKEHVVEALRRAKFKFPGRQKIHISKKYGFTKFNACDFDDMMAEKRLIPDGCGVKYIPSRGPLSRWKALHAV is encoded by the exons ATGGGCCGCCGACCAGCCCGCTG CTACCGCTACTGCAAGAACAAGCCCTACCCCAAGTCCCGCTTCTGCAGGGGCGTGCCTG ATCCCAAGATCAGGATCTTCGACTTGGGCAGGAAGAAGGCTAAGGTAGATGAGTTCCCCCTGTGCGGCCACATGGTCTCTGATGAGTACGAGCAGCTGTCTTCAGAAG CTCTGGAGGCTGCCCGTATCTGTGCTAACAAGTACATGGTGAAGACCTGCGGTAAGGATGGTTTCCACATCCGTATGCGGCTGCATCCCTTCCACGTCATCCGTATCAACAAAATGTTATCCTGTGCTGGAGCTGATAG GCTCCAGACTGGAATGCGTGGTGCTTTTGGTAAACCCCAGGGCACCGTGGCCCGTGTGCACATTGGTCAGGTGATCATGTCTGTGCGTACCAAGGCCCAGAACAAGGAGCACGTGGTCGAGGCTCTGCGCAGAGCCAAGTTCAAGTTCCCTGGACGCCAGAAG ATCCATATCTCCAAGAAGTATGGCTTCACCAAGTTCAACGCCTGCGACTTTGATGACATGATGGCTGAGAAGCGTCTGATCCCAGACGGCTGTGGGGTGAAGTACATCCCCAGCAGAGGCCCTCTGTCCCGCTGGAAGGCCCTTCATGCTGTGTAG
- the dnase1l1 gene encoding deoxyribonuclease-1-like 1 isoform X2, translated as MRSFALLLLSFLVGVSDVQGGSDFRVCAFNLHHFGDSKTKKSAVMQTLTRIIARCDVCLLQEVRDSKEKAVPQLITQLNSYDGEHTYDSVASERLGRSDTYQEQYVFVYRTDTVTITGQYQYPDNRPGDVDAFSREPFVVRFRAPKTAIKEFVLIPQHTTPTNTTKELDALYDVLQDVKKMWKTENVMLLGDFNADCGYLAKKNRKNVRLITEKNLFWLIEDKIDTTVKSTTSCTYDRIVVHGETFFRAIVPLSAKPFDFQTEYQLTEEEALEVSDHYPVEVLLRVVRSKVSFSGATSLALTVNQNPSESKFLSLFVLSHLVFQALTW; from the exons ATGAGGTCGTTtgccctcctcctgctctccttccTCGTGGGTGTGAGCGATGTTCAAGGGGGTTCAGACTTCAGAGTCTGTGCTTTCAACCTCCATCACTTTGGGGATTCCAAGACCAAGAAGAGCGCTGTCATGCAGACCCTGACCAGG ATCATCGCTcgctgtgatgtgtgtttgcttcagGAAGTGAGAGACAGTAAAGAAAAAGCTGTGCCGCAGTTGATTACACAGCTTAACAG CTATGACGGTGAGCATACGTATGACTCTGTGGCCAGTGAGAGGCTGGGCCGGTCGGACACATACCAGGAgcagtatgtgtttgtttatag gACTGACACAGTGACAATCACTGGCCAGTATCAGTATCCAGACAATCGACCGGGAGATGTGGATGCTTTCTCCAGAGAGCCTTTTGTTGTCCGCTTCAGAGCCCCCAAGACAG CTATAAAGGAGTTTGTCCTCATACCTCAGCACACCACTCCGACCAACACCACTAAGGAACTCGATGCACTGTATGATGTTTTGCAAGATGTGAAAAAGATGTGGAAAACTGAG aATGTGATGCTTCTTGGGGACTTCAACGCTGACTGTGGCTACCTCGCTAAGAAGAACAGGAAGAATGTGCGCCTGATTACAGAGAAGAACCTCTTTTGGCTCATTGAAGATAAAATCGACACCACTGTGAAATCGACCACATCCTGCACCTACGACAG GATCGTTGTGCACGGGGAAACATTTTTCAGAGCAATTGTGCCTCTTTCAGCCAAACCCTTTGACTTCCAAACAGAATACCaactcacagaggaggag GCGCTGGAGGTCAGTGACCACTACCCGGTGGAGGTTCTGCTGAGGGTCGTCCGTTCAAAAGTGTCCTTCAGTGGTGCCACTTCTTTGGCATTAACTGTAAATCAAAACCCATCTGAATCAAAGttcctttctttgtttgtcCTCAGCCATCTGGTCTTCCAAGCGTTAACATGGTAG
- the dnase1l1 gene encoding deoxyribonuclease-1-like 1 isoform X1 codes for MTSGSRLFQLCAMRSFALLLLSFLVGVSDVQGGSDFRVCAFNLHHFGDSKTKKSAVMQTLTRIIARCDVCLLQEVRDSKEKAVPQLITQLNSYDGEHTYDSVASERLGRSDTYQEQYVFVYRTDTVTITGQYQYPDNRPGDVDAFSREPFVVRFRAPKTAIKEFVLIPQHTTPTNTTKELDALYDVLQDVKKMWKTENVMLLGDFNADCGYLAKKNRKNVRLITEKNLFWLIEDKIDTTVKSTTSCTYDRIVVHGETFFRAIVPLSAKPFDFQTEYQLTEEEALEVSDHYPVEVLLRVVRSKVSFSGATSLALTVNQNPSESKFLSLFVLSHLVFQALTW; via the exons ATGACATCAG GTTCCCgcctctttcagctctgtgCCATGAGGTCGTTtgccctcctcctgctctccttccTCGTGGGTGTGAGCGATGTTCAAGGGGGTTCAGACTTCAGAGTCTGTGCTTTCAACCTCCATCACTTTGGGGATTCCAAGACCAAGAAGAGCGCTGTCATGCAGACCCTGACCAGG ATCATCGCTcgctgtgatgtgtgtttgcttcagGAAGTGAGAGACAGTAAAGAAAAAGCTGTGCCGCAGTTGATTACACAGCTTAACAG CTATGACGGTGAGCATACGTATGACTCTGTGGCCAGTGAGAGGCTGGGCCGGTCGGACACATACCAGGAgcagtatgtgtttgtttatag gACTGACACAGTGACAATCACTGGCCAGTATCAGTATCCAGACAATCGACCGGGAGATGTGGATGCTTTCTCCAGAGAGCCTTTTGTTGTCCGCTTCAGAGCCCCCAAGACAG CTATAAAGGAGTTTGTCCTCATACCTCAGCACACCACTCCGACCAACACCACTAAGGAACTCGATGCACTGTATGATGTTTTGCAAGATGTGAAAAAGATGTGGAAAACTGAG aATGTGATGCTTCTTGGGGACTTCAACGCTGACTGTGGCTACCTCGCTAAGAAGAACAGGAAGAATGTGCGCCTGATTACAGAGAAGAACCTCTTTTGGCTCATTGAAGATAAAATCGACACCACTGTGAAATCGACCACATCCTGCACCTACGACAG GATCGTTGTGCACGGGGAAACATTTTTCAGAGCAATTGTGCCTCTTTCAGCCAAACCCTTTGACTTCCAAACAGAATACCaactcacagaggaggag GCGCTGGAGGTCAGTGACCACTACCCGGTGGAGGTTCTGCTGAGGGTCGTCCGTTCAAAAGTGTCCTTCAGTGGTGCCACTTCTTTGGCATTAACTGTAAATCAAAACCCATCTGAATCAAAGttcctttctttgtttgtcCTCAGCCATCTGGTCTTCCAAGCGTTAACATGGTAG